One Alnus glutinosa chromosome 3, dhAlnGlut1.1, whole genome shotgun sequence genomic region harbors:
- the LOC133863196 gene encoding uncharacterized protein LOC133863196, with the protein MGTQKCTISGFVVLCFENLVRASYCLINLAKDMYRDEYSIGFQFEHCWKLLKNLPKWKQLKPVVPRKKSISPSLQPVIHLGVDNDDEDVIVDLERPIGKKAAKEREKKRKSKDCGDKEIMMEVLAELTEVKKRSYEERMKNIDTAKEEIVRIEKQKLEIELRKEAREQKKEEREIMMMDTSYLSSIQLEYIQSLQMEIMQKRRTT; encoded by the exons ATGGGAACCCAGAAATGTACAATATCTGGTTTTGTTGTTCTCTGTTTTGAGAATTTGGTTAGAG cTTCCTATTGTTTG attAATTTGGCAAAGGATATGTACCGAGACGAATACTCTATCGGATTTCAATTTGAACATTGTTGGAAGTTGTTGAAGAACTTGCCAAAATGGAAGCAGTTGAAGCCAGTAGTGCCGAGAAAGAAATCCATAAGTCCTTCTCTTCAACCTGTGATACATCTAGGTGTTGACAATGATGATGAAGATGTTATTGTAGACTTGGAGAGACCTATAGGCAAGAAGGCcgcgaaagagagagagaaaaaaagaaagagcaaaGATTGTGGAGATAAAGAGATTATGATGGAGGTTTTGGCTGAATTAACAGAAGTGAAGAAAAGATCGTATGAggagagaatgaaaaatattgatacGGCAAAGGAAGAGATTGTTCGTATTGAGAAACAAAAGCTTGAGATTGAACTTAGGAAAGAGGCaagagaacaaaagaaagaggaaagagaaattatgatgatggaTACAAGCTACTTGTCATCAATTCAGCTTGAATATATTCAATCTCTCCAAATGGAAATCATGCAGAAGCGTAGGACTACCTAG